A window of Vibrio ishigakensis contains these coding sequences:
- a CDS encoding DNA topoisomerase III: MSRLFIAEKPSLGRAIASALPKPHKNQQGFIECGNGDVVTWCIGHLLEQVMPEEYDERYKSWSMDHLPIVPQTWKLKPRKTASKQLTVVKKLVKKHKQLIHAGDPDREGQLLVDEVIDYCKVANSEKQSMQRLLISDLNLSAVRRALGQMQSNSSFIPLSVSALARSRADWLYGMNMSRAYTLLGKQAGYNGVLSVGRVQTPVLGLVVRRDREIEAFVPRDFFTLDALIPYGSPEQDIKARWVPSEACEKWLDEDGRVLSLALAENVANRIKDKPAKVVDSQQKQTKQSAPLPYSLSALQIDASKRFNMSAQMVLDICQALYEKHKVITYPRSDCRYLPNDHFKEAASVTRAIQGLASDLSKAVSEANLSLKSRAWNDSKVEAHHAIIPTAKGSASLSANEAKVYQLIATQYLMQFYPAAEYAESKLEFEIEGGKFVASGRELLKPGWRVLVRSSKKESDVPFVPALEKGQILTCREGEITAKKTEPPKHFTEATLLQAMTGIARFVQDNGLKKILRDTDGLGTEATRAGILDTLFKRGLLSRSGKSVLSTQAGKGLVDALPDIATYPDMTAHWERQLHDMSEKRQAYAPFMSQLESQLDGLIDGVKSSPVPESLRSLPKVEKKPYRKKGAKGRTTRAKKNYQGKG; encoded by the coding sequence ATGTCTCGACTCTTCATTGCCGAAAAACCTAGCCTTGGGCGAGCAATCGCTTCTGCACTTCCAAAACCGCACAAGAACCAACAAGGGTTTATTGAGTGCGGGAATGGAGATGTTGTCACCTGGTGTATCGGTCACCTGTTAGAGCAGGTCATGCCAGAAGAGTACGATGAGCGCTACAAGAGTTGGTCTATGGACCACCTCCCTATCGTGCCGCAGACATGGAAGCTCAAGCCGCGCAAAACCGCCTCAAAACAGCTTACCGTTGTTAAGAAACTGGTCAAAAAACACAAGCAATTAATTCATGCTGGAGACCCAGACCGAGAGGGGCAACTCTTAGTGGATGAGGTGATTGATTATTGCAAGGTAGCCAATAGCGAAAAGCAATCTATGCAACGCTTGCTGATCAGTGACTTAAACTTATCTGCGGTTAGGCGCGCTCTTGGCCAGATGCAATCTAACTCCAGTTTTATCCCTTTGTCCGTCTCTGCCTTAGCGCGCTCCAGAGCCGATTGGCTTTATGGCATGAATATGTCCCGCGCTTATACCTTGCTTGGCAAACAGGCCGGATACAATGGCGTACTGTCAGTGGGTCGTGTGCAAACGCCTGTGCTGGGCTTAGTAGTAAGGCGTGATAGAGAGATTGAAGCCTTTGTGCCGAGAGATTTCTTTACCCTAGATGCACTTATTCCCTATGGCAGTCCTGAGCAAGATATTAAAGCGCGCTGGGTACCAAGTGAAGCGTGTGAAAAGTGGCTTGATGAAGATGGTCGGGTTTTGAGTTTAGCCCTAGCTGAGAATGTGGCGAATCGCATTAAAGATAAACCTGCCAAGGTTGTAGATTCTCAGCAGAAGCAAACCAAACAGAGTGCGCCGCTTCCTTATTCACTAAGTGCTCTGCAGATAGATGCGTCAAAGCGCTTTAATATGAGTGCGCAGATGGTGTTGGATATCTGTCAGGCCTTGTACGAAAAGCACAAGGTAATCACCTATCCGCGTTCGGATTGTCGCTACCTTCCTAACGACCATTTCAAAGAAGCGGCTTCGGTTACTAGGGCTATTCAGGGCCTAGCTTCGGATCTTTCTAAAGCGGTCAGCGAGGCTAACCTTAGTCTCAAGAGCCGTGCTTGGAACGATAGTAAGGTAGAAGCTCACCACGCCATTATTCCTACAGCCAAAGGCTCAGCTTCTCTTTCTGCTAATGAAGCTAAGGTTTATCAGCTCATTGCTACTCAGTACCTGATGCAGTTTTATCCTGCAGCTGAATATGCAGAATCTAAACTCGAGTTTGAGATAGAGGGAGGCAAGTTTGTCGCCTCTGGTCGTGAGCTTTTAAAACCGGGTTGGAGAGTATTGGTTAGGTCCTCTAAAAAGGAGTCTGATGTCCCATTTGTACCTGCTCTTGAAAAAGGACAAATACTGACGTGTCGAGAGGGAGAGATCACCGCAAAGAAGACCGAACCGCCAAAACATTTCACTGAAGCAACTTTGTTGCAAGCAATGACAGGGATCGCCAGATTTGTGCAAGACAATGGCCTGAAGAAGATATTGCGAGATACCGATGGGCTGGGCACTGAGGCAACTCGAGCGGGTATATTGGATACCTTATTTAAGCGAGGCCTGCTTTCAAGAAGTGGCAAATCTGTGCTTAGTACTCAAGCAGGAAAAGGGCTGGTGGATGCGCTTCCAGATATTGCGACCTACCCAGATATGACTGCCCATTGGGAAAGACAGCTACACGACATGAGTGAAAAAAGGCAAGCCTATGCCCCATTTATGTCTCAGCTTGAGAGTCAGCTTGATGGCTTGATTGATGGCGTGAAATCGAGTCCAGTACCTGAATCACTGCGCTCCCTTCCTAAGGTTGAGAAGAAGCCCTACCGTAAAAAGGGAGCGAAAGGTCGCACAACTCGCGCCAAGAAAAACTACCAGGGTAAAGGCTGA
- a CDS encoding NAD(P)H nitroreductase, protein MDALDLLLNRRSIAKLTAPAPSGEILENIIKAGMRAPDHAGLTPWRFVISEGEGLQKLANILVDAAKTSGAESAVVEKLSNAPFRAPMVITVIAKTRPHPKVPEFEQYLSAGCAVQGMQMAAMAQGFQGFWRSGTWMFDENVEQAFGLEGNDKIVGFLYLGTPECVPAKTPERDISKFVEYL, encoded by the coding sequence ATGGACGCCCTCGATCTGCTGTTAAATCGTCGCTCTATTGCGAAACTCACCGCACCTGCACCAAGCGGTGAGATTCTGGAAAATATCATCAAAGCGGGTATGAGAGCCCCAGACCATGCTGGTCTCACTCCATGGCGATTTGTGATAAGCGAAGGTGAAGGGCTGCAAAAACTGGCAAACATCTTGGTCGATGCCGCAAAAACGTCGGGTGCGGAGTCAGCAGTTGTTGAAAAGCTTTCGAACGCCCCATTTCGAGCGCCTATGGTGATCACGGTTATTGCAAAGACAAGGCCACATCCGAAAGTGCCTGAATTTGAACAATATTTGTCTGCAGGGTGTGCCGTTCAAGGCATGCAGATGGCGGCGATGGCGCAAGGCTTTCAGGGATTTTGGCGTTCAGGAACTTGGATGTTTGATGAAAATGTTGAACAAGCCTTTGGCCTTGAGGGCAATGACAAGATCGTCGGCTTTCTTTATTTAGGCACTCCAGAATGCGTTCCAGCAAAAACTCCAGAGCGCGATATCTCAAAGTTCGTTGAATATCTCTAA